A window from Equus caballus isolate H_3958 breed thoroughbred chromosome 8, TB-T2T, whole genome shotgun sequence encodes these proteins:
- the PHETA1 gene encoding sesquipedalian-1, protein MKLNERSLASYATSGAPADRAGFLFQRAGRAAAYLRRWFVLRGNMLFYFEDAASREPAGVVILEGCTVELVEAAEEFAFAVRFAGARARAYELAAESQAALEGWVKALSRASFDYLRLVVRELERQLAAVRGPAPAPPARALPPAAPPPGPAPRENGRAAWSTAAPAAPGPAPPPPPPRRRASAPSAPAAFARLHESYGREVRALRSLWLRGRAQP, encoded by the coding sequence ATGAAGCTCAACGAGCGCAGCCTGGCCTCGTACGCGACGAGCGGCGCGCCGGCCGACCGCGCGGGCTTCCTGTTCCAGCGCGCGGGCCGCGCCGCCGCCTACCTGCGCCGCTGGTTCGTGCTGCGCGGCAACATGCTCTTCTACTTCGAGGACGCGGCCAGCCGCGAGCCGGCGGGCGTCGTCATCCTGGAGGGCTGCACGGTGGAGCTGGTGGAGGCCGCCGAGGAGTTCGCCTTCGCCGTGCGCTTCGCGGGCGCCCGCGCGCGCGCCTACGAGCTGGCGGCCGAGAGCCAGGCGGCGCTGGAGGGCTGGGTGAAGGCGCTGTCGCGCGCCAGCTTCGACTACCTGCGCCTCGTCGTGCGCGAGCTCGAGCGCCAGCTGGCCGCCGTGCGCggccccgcgcccgcgcccccggcccgcgcgctcccgcccgccgcgcccccgcccggccccgcgcccCGGGAGAACGGCCGCGCCGCCTGGAGCACCGCGGCCCCCGCCGcgcccggccccgcgcccccgccgccgccgccccgccgccgcgCCTCGGCCCCCAGCGCGCCCGCCGCCTTCGCGCGGCTGCACGAGAGCTACGGCCGCGAGGTGCGCGCCCTGCGGAGCCTCTGGCTGCGGGGCCGCGCCCAGCCCTGA